One segment of Methanobacterium formicicum DSM 3637 DNA contains the following:
- a CDS encoding pseudomurein-binding repeat-containing protein, with translation MVDKVLEFKRLNGDLPDYAVVEGCRIDKREYIDMIERVNKFFLEMGRNPGSVDITPLEDVPAVEILI, from the coding sequence ATGGTGGATAAGGTATTAGAGTTTAAAAGGTTGAATGGAGACCTGCCTGACTATGCGGTTGTTGAAGGCTGCCGCATTGATAAAAGAGAATATATAGACATGATTGAAAGGGTAAACAAGTTCTTCCTTGAAATGGGAAGAAACCCCGGAAGCGTGGACATCACTCCTCTGGAAGATGTTCCTGCAGTGGAAATTTTAATATAA
- a CDS encoding molybdenum cofactor guanylyltransferase, with the protein MKSCIILCGGQSRRMGQDKGLMKLNGTPMIIHTLEIVMDIVDEIVLVLRDEKQLGLYKKCVNDFKTEKNKHNTEIKMVTDIETDQGPLFGLYTGLLNIKSGGALLLPCDSPFISHFFVNKMFELTAESEVQAIIPVWPDGLTEPLHSYYHKECIPLIEDRLEKGFRNVKSLLDKLNVAYVDVKTLDPDKKSFINLNRPDDVPTSLRK; encoded by the coding sequence ATGAAGTCCTGTATAATCCTTTGTGGTGGTCAGAGCCGACGTATGGGACAGGATAAGGGATTAATGAAATTAAATGGGACCCCTATGATTATCCATACTTTAGAGATTGTTATGGATATTGTTGATGAGATCGTACTGGTTTTAAGAGATGAAAAACAACTTGGTTTATATAAAAAATGTGTTAATGACTTTAAAACTGAAAAAAATAAGCATAACACTGAAATTAAAATGGTCACCGATATTGAAACTGATCAGGGGCCACTTTTTGGATTATACACTGGTTTACTAAATATAAAATCAGGAGGAGCCCTACTATTACCCTGTGATTCTCCTTTTATCTCACATTTTTTTGTAAATAAAATGTTTGAATTAACTGCAGAAAGTGAAGTTCAAGCCATAATCCCAGTGTGGCCGGATGGATTAACCGAACCATTACATTCATATTACCATAAAGAATGCATTCCCCTAATTGAAGATCGGCTTGAAAAGGGTTTTAGAAATGTTAAATCATTATTGGATAAACTGAATGTGGCCTATGTTGATGTTAAAACTTTAGATCCAGATAAAAAGAGTTTTATTAATTTAAATCGTCCAGATGATGTACCTACATCTTTGAGAAAATAG
- the guaB gene encoding IMP dehydrogenase, with the protein MFSDKLNKAPEGYTFDDFLLVPCISNIEPKDVGTKSRVSRNYSLNIPVVSSAMDTVTEANMAIALAQEGGLGVIHRNMTIKEQLAEVEKVKRSEELTIRDVITTSPDTSIHEASIMMDMEDVSGLPVVDNGQVIGIISRRDIKPIINSDAEKKVREFMTEEVVTITESATPEEALDIAYDNKVERLPIVRNNRIVGIVTIRDILERKKHPHAARDSDGRFLVAAATGPFDLERAIALDKAGADIIAMDVAHAHKPDIIKSAKKMKENIQADLLVGNIATGEAAEAIIAGADIDGFKVGIGPGSICTTRIIAGVGVPQLTAISSVADVAHEHGVPVIGDGGLRYSGDVAKAIAVGADAVMVGSLLAGTTESPGDVVIMNGRKFKQYRGMGSLGAMTGGSGAGTDRYFQEVKGPMKHAKLVPEGVEGVVPFKGPVNEVIFQLMGGLKASMGYSGAANIKEMWEKAKFVRITSSGMTESHPHDLLITNESPNYPTTRLM; encoded by the coding sequence ATGTTTTCAGATAAATTAAACAAAGCCCCGGAAGGATACACATTTGATGACTTTTTACTGGTTCCATGCATATCTAATATTGAACCTAAAGATGTGGGAACTAAAAGCAGGGTATCGAGAAATTACAGCCTCAACATCCCTGTTGTGAGTTCTGCCATGGACACAGTTACCGAAGCTAATATGGCAATTGCGCTGGCCCAGGAAGGTGGTCTAGGAGTTATTCACCGTAATATGACCATCAAAGAACAGCTGGCAGAGGTTGAAAAAGTCAAACGTTCCGAGGAACTCACTATAAGAGATGTTATAACCACTTCTCCAGATACTTCCATCCATGAAGCAAGTATAATGATGGACATGGAAGATGTCAGTGGTCTTCCAGTTGTGGATAATGGACAGGTAATCGGTATTATCAGTAGACGTGATATAAAGCCCATTATAAACTCTGATGCCGAGAAAAAGGTCCGGGAATTCATGACTGAGGAAGTGGTGACCATCACCGAATCAGCCACTCCAGAGGAGGCACTGGACATTGCCTACGACAACAAGGTAGAACGATTACCCATAGTTCGAAATAACCGAATAGTGGGGATCGTTACCATCAGAGATATATTAGAACGTAAAAAACATCCTCATGCTGCCAGAGACTCTGACGGACGTTTCCTGGTTGCCGCTGCCACTGGCCCCTTTGACCTGGAAAGAGCCATTGCACTGGATAAGGCCGGGGCAGATATCATTGCCATGGATGTGGCTCACGCCCACAAGCCGGATATTATAAAGTCTGCCAAGAAAATGAAAGAAAACATCCAGGCAGACCTGCTGGTGGGTAACATTGCAACTGGTGAAGCAGCCGAAGCAATCATTGCCGGTGCAGATATTGATGGTTTTAAGGTAGGTATAGGTCCTGGTTCAATTTGTACTACCCGAATAATAGCAGGTGTGGGTGTTCCACAGTTAACTGCCATATCCTCTGTGGCGGATGTGGCCCATGAACACGGAGTTCCAGTTATTGGTGACGGAGGATTAAGATACTCAGGAGATGTTGCCAAAGCTATAGCCGTGGGAGCAGACGCAGTGATGGTGGGAAGCCTCCTGGCAGGAACCACTGAATCCCCTGGAGATGTGGTTATAATGAACGGTCGAAAGTTCAAACAGTACCGTGGAATGGGATCACTGGGTGCCATGACTGGTGGTTCCGGAGCAGGAACTGACCGCTACTTCCAGGAAGTTAAAGGGCCAATGAAACACGCAAAACTGGTACCTGAAGGTGTTGAAGGGGTTGTACCATTCAAAGGACCGGTGAATGAAGTGATATTCCAGCTTATGGGTGGTCTTAAAGCTTCTATGGGATACTCAGGTGCCGCTAATATTAAAGAGATGTGGGAGAAAGCCAAATTCGTCAGGATCACATCCAGTGGTATGACTGAAAGTCACCCCCACGACCTGTTAATTACCAATGAAAGTCCCAACTACCCCACAACCCGACTCATGTAG
- a CDS encoding (5-formylfuran-3-yl)methyl phosphate synthase — protein MLLLISPINTQEAREAINGGADIIDVKNPKEGSLGANFPWVIKNIREITPKDMQVSATLGDVPYKPGTVALAAAGAVVSGADYIKVGLYGTRNYSEALEVMENVVKAVHEFDEDAVVVASGYADAHRVGAVDPMDIPRVAADSGADLAMVDTAVKDGKTLFDFMNEESISQFTTEIHEYGLKSALAGSVTEEQLPLLAELGCDVAGIRGAACVGGDRNTGHIHHEAVAKLKHLVKSL, from the coding sequence TTGCTTCTCTTGATCAGTCCCATAAACACACAAGAAGCACGAGAAGCCATAAATGGCGGTGCAGATATAATTGACGTTAAAAATCCTAAAGAAGGTTCATTAGGTGCTAATTTCCCCTGGGTCATTAAGAACATCAGGGAAATAACCCCCAAGGACATGCAAGTTAGTGCAACTCTTGGAGATGTCCCTTACAAACCAGGAACAGTAGCCCTGGCAGCTGCCGGCGCAGTTGTCTCAGGAGCAGATTACATCAAAGTAGGATTATACGGAACCAGAAACTACTCTGAAGCTCTGGAAGTAATGGAAAACGTGGTTAAAGCTGTCCACGAATTTGATGAAGATGCAGTTGTAGTGGCATCAGGATACGCCGATGCACATCGAGTTGGTGCAGTTGATCCCATGGATATCCCAAGGGTAGCAGCCGACAGTGGAGCAGACCTGGCCATGGTAGACACTGCAGTTAAAGATGGTAAGACCCTCTTCGATTTCATGAATGAGGAAAGCATATCCCAATTCACTACTGAAATACATGAATACGGCCTTAAATCCGCACTGGCAGGATCTGTCACCGAAGAACAACTACCCCTACTTGCAGAGCTTGGTTGCGATGTGGCTGGAATACGTGGTGCAGCCTGTGTTGGTGGTGACCGAAACACCGGACACATCCACCATGAAGCTGTAGCTAAATTGAAACATCTGGTGAAAAGTTTATAA
- a CDS encoding LUD domain-containing protein, with amino-acid sequence MDKSQLTIMNRSFTKLNQRREVLLQDETTINLKERVKKIRTNSIKQLSLLLEKAEKNLIDNGIEVIIAKNGDEAREAIHQLVKTEDLIAKSKSNTAGEIKLTEYLEENGIEVLETDLGDRIVQFDKSRPTHPIGPACHLDMKNISKIISCEFGREIEAEPTAILDAVKTDILEKIPHCSVGITGANSVAAEDGSLVMVHNEGNISLLTMMDLHIILVGIDKLVPTVEDAISVVKLETIYATGKKVPAYMNVISSPSKTADIEQIILKDMYGAKRVVVVFLDNGRTQALEEKEKCLWCIGCGACIVNCPVYTTLGPEFGYLRHLGGKGIVLSHFIDGEVSYDSGLYKCTLCGQCTMECPVEIPINDMLEDLRKESVKEGKYPEEHGNIRNNIKKSGTPFK; translated from the coding sequence ATGGATAAATCCCAACTCACCATTATGAACCGTTCCTTCACTAAATTGAACCAAAGACGGGAAGTCCTCCTTCAGGATGAAACTACTATCAATTTAAAAGAAAGGGTTAAAAAGATCAGAACAAATTCCATCAAACAGCTATCTTTGCTACTTGAAAAAGCAGAAAAAAACCTGATTGATAATGGGATTGAAGTGATCATTGCAAAAAATGGCGATGAAGCTAGGGAAGCCATTCATCAGTTAGTTAAAACTGAAGATCTCATTGCCAAATCAAAGTCCAACACCGCCGGTGAAATAAAACTCACAGAATATCTTGAAGAAAATGGAATAGAAGTTTTGGAAACTGATCTGGGAGATAGAATTGTACAGTTTGATAAAAGTAGACCCACACACCCTATTGGGCCGGCATGCCACCTGGATATGAAAAATATTTCTAAAATTATATCCTGCGAATTTGGAAGGGAAATTGAAGCTGAACCTACGGCTATTCTTGATGCTGTGAAAACCGATATTCTGGAAAAAATTCCCCACTGCAGTGTTGGAATAACTGGTGCTAATTCAGTAGCTGCAGAGGATGGTTCACTGGTAATGGTTCATAATGAAGGTAATATAAGCCTGCTCACCATGATGGACCTCCACATTATCCTGGTAGGTATTGATAAACTGGTGCCCACAGTGGAGGATGCAATTTCAGTGGTGAAACTGGAAACCATCTACGCCACCGGGAAAAAAGTCCCGGCCTACATGAACGTTATATCCTCCCCATCAAAAACTGCAGATATTGAACAGATCATATTGAAAGACATGTACGGTGCTAAAAGGGTAGTTGTGGTGTTTTTAGATAATGGCCGAACCCAGGCTCTTGAAGAGAAGGAAAAATGTTTATGGTGTATTGGATGCGGAGCATGCATTGTTAACTGCCCAGTATACACTACCCTCGGCCCAGAATTCGGTTATTTACGTCATTTAGGTGGTAAAGGTATAGTTCTAAGCCACTTTATTGATGGTGAAGTCTCTTATGATTCAGGCCTTTACAAATGTACATTATGTGGTCAGTGCACTATGGAATGTCCGGTTGAAATACCAATAAATGATATGTTAGAGGATTTAAGGAAAGAATCTGTTAAAGAAGGTAAATACCCTGAAGAACATGGTAATATTCGAAATAATATTAAAAAATCAGGAACGCCATTTAAATAG
- a CDS encoding (Fe-S)-binding protein: MIYFQGCTARDKLKNISRNTQIILDIAGVDYKILQDEDCCGSILLRTGFQEDAHKLMINTYKKLKGEKIVVSCAGCYRTLKKDYSEVFGEELDVTHISQLLEELIKEGKIRTKKESLKVTYHDPCHLGRHCGEYEAPRRVIGEKAELVEMDKTGEHASCCGAGGGVKSAYPELSSEISNKIIDEALKTGADLMVTCCPFCVLNLESDRMKVMDLTEFMLLGDALFSGENDTINLKGRGTLNSEENSTLKSDALLSKEKVVSDKHQGVSNG, from the coding sequence ATGATATACTTCCAGGGCTGCACTGCCCGTGATAAACTTAAAAATATCTCCAGAAATACCCAAATAATTCTGGATATTGCAGGGGTAGACTATAAAATCCTCCAAGATGAAGATTGCTGTGGTTCAATTCTACTGCGCACTGGATTCCAGGAAGATGCCCACAAATTAATGATAAACACTTATAAAAAACTTAAGGGCGAAAAAATAGTGGTTAGCTGTGCTGGCTGCTACCGTACACTGAAAAAGGATTACTCTGAAGTTTTTGGGGAAGAATTGGACGTTACCCATATCAGTCAGCTTCTTGAAGAGTTGATTAAAGAAGGGAAAATCAGGACAAAAAAGGAGAGTTTGAAGGTTACCTATCATGATCCCTGTCACCTGGGACGGCACTGTGGAGAGTATGAGGCACCGCGCCGGGTAATAGGTGAAAAAGCAGAACTGGTGGAGATGGATAAAACTGGTGAACATGCCAGTTGCTGTGGTGCAGGTGGAGGAGTTAAGTCCGCTTATCCAGAATTATCATCAGAAATTTCAAATAAAATAATTGATGAAGCCCTTAAAACCGGAGCGGATCTGATGGTCACTTGCTGTCCGTTCTGTGTTTTGAATCTGGAATCGGATAGAATGAAGGTTATGGATCTCACCGAGTTCATGTTGTTGGGTGATGCATTATTTTCAGGGGAAAACGATACAATAAACCTAAAGGGAAGAGGTACACTAAACTCAGAGGAAAATAGTACACTGAAAAGTGATGCACTATTATCAAAGGAAAAAGTTGTATCGGATAAACACCAGGGGGTTTCCAATGGATAA
- a CDS encoding glycosyltransferase, whose protein sequence is MSKIDVIIGVRNEEKHLERCLTSLQNQTITDIQIFVIDGQSCDRTREIVTEKMKDDPRIKLFDNPHVIISSARNIGIKASKAEYIAYLDGHCYVNNDWLEKLLETYHAFEKKCKVGGVGSTYASPDDDTSYGKIVSSVVRTPLGGMGTAYSADNKIEIVESVAFAIYKRSIIEKNGIFYDESMTQCEDADFNYRLIKNGYVLLKHPQALVYQYRRPDTSQFFRQMVKYGEGRCNFAHEYRETLNIFHLIPLLFVIYLLIVILSFFIFLIYSGSLELFIIILVPLLIYFFIDVIYTLIIIFKSRSLKGLYAAIMYPSIHIGYGIGFLKVILKK, encoded by the coding sequence ATGAGTAAGATTGACGTAATAATTGGGGTCCGAAATGAGGAAAAACACCTGGAAAGGTGTCTTACCAGTTTGCAAAATCAAACTATCACTGATATTCAAATTTTCGTTATTGACGGTCAATCTTGTGACCGGACACGTGAAATTGTTACAGAAAAAATGAAGGATGATCCCCGTATAAAACTTTTTGATAACCCCCATGTAATAATTAGCTCGGCACGGAACATTGGAATTAAAGCATCAAAAGCAGAATACATAGCCTATCTTGATGGGCATTGTTACGTAAATAATGACTGGTTGGAAAAATTACTGGAAACCTACCATGCCTTTGAAAAAAAGTGCAAAGTGGGTGGTGTTGGTTCCACCTATGCCAGTCCTGATGATGACACCAGTTATGGGAAAATAGTGTCCTCTGTTGTACGTACACCCCTCGGGGGGATGGGAACTGCATACAGCGCGGATAATAAGATAGAAATCGTGGAGTCTGTTGCATTTGCTATTTACAAACGTTCCATAATCGAAAAAAATGGAATATTCTATGATGAATCCATGACTCAATGTGAGGATGCTGATTTCAATTATCGATTGATAAAAAATGGTTATGTTCTATTAAAACACCCCCAAGCATTAGTTTACCAGTACCGGCGACCAGATACTTCACAATTTTTCCGGCAAATGGTAAAGTATGGAGAGGGCCGATGTAATTTTGCACATGAATACCGGGAAACTTTAAATATTTTCCATTTAATACCACTTTTATTTGTTATTTACCTTCTGATTGTCATTTTAAGCTTCTTCATATTCCTGATTTACTCAGGTAGCCTTGAATTATTTATAATAATCTTGGTACCACTTTTGATTTATTTTTTTATAGATGTAATATATACATTAATTATCATATTCAAGTCCAGAAGTTTAAAAGGTCTTTATGCTGCTATAATGTACCCTTCAATTCATATTGGCTATGGAATTGGTTTTTTAAAAGTAATATTAAAGAAATGA
- a CDS encoding glycosyltransferase, which yields MINNILIIVDTLKIGGGSDKFAAILGTELHEQGYNISYLALMDGSPKYSFKGDYYTLNESDIYGNNFKRGLDLLKYSSRIKSICEDLKIDTVISAGDPANFQALLSRYLFGNKVRLIITQHMNPGIFLDSPIKYRLIKFFYPKADKVVCVSREVERILNNDYGIENTLTIYNMVDIQKNTRLAMEELPDKYRSLFERNNQLKVYADHKIQERSSIHKNLGKNTDHTNHEWNTDDEGINGPENQEGKTHFNFINMGRLDRQKGQWFLIRSFRQVVDQYTNAQLFILGEGDLREKMEDLILELDLSENVFLLGDQENVFPFLANSDCFVFSSLWEGLPLSLIESLSVNLPVISTDCKTGPREILCPEIDLDETITYPYLGEYAILTKPFPNEIIFKNLDEVSLSESEQILSNIMIKMIGDPDIRKKYTHGELITQNFSKEKIVTQWNKLLK from the coding sequence ATGATAAATAATATTTTGATCATAGTGGATACATTGAAAATTGGTGGGGGATCTGATAAATTCGCCGCAATCCTGGGAACTGAATTACATGAACAGGGTTATAATATTTCCTATTTAGCCCTGATGGATGGTAGCCCTAAATACAGTTTTAAAGGGGATTATTACACTCTTAATGAGAGTGATATTTATGGTAACAATTTTAAACGTGGATTGGATCTTTTAAAATATTCATCCAGAATTAAAAGTATCTGTGAAGACCTTAAGATAGATACTGTAATTTCCGCGGGTGATCCAGCAAATTTCCAGGCACTCCTAAGCCGGTATCTTTTCGGGAATAAGGTACGCCTCATTATAACCCAGCATATGAATCCCGGAATATTCCTGGATAGTCCCATAAAATACAGATTAATCAAATTTTTCTATCCAAAGGCTGATAAAGTGGTGTGTGTTTCCAGAGAAGTGGAAAGAATCCTTAATAACGATTATGGAATTGAAAATACATTAACCATATACAATATGGTGGACATCCAAAAAAACACCAGATTGGCCATGGAAGAATTACCAGACAAATATAGGTCATTATTTGAGAGGAATAACCAGTTAAAAGTATATGCAGACCACAAAATACAGGAAAGAAGTTCTATCCATAAAAATCTGGGGAAAAATACTGACCATACAAACCATGAATGGAATACTGATGATGAAGGGATTAATGGTCCAGAAAACCAGGAAGGAAAAACTCATTTTAACTTCATTAACATGGGTAGATTAGACCGGCAGAAGGGGCAATGGTTTTTAATTCGCAGTTTCAGGCAGGTGGTGGATCAATATACAAATGCACAGTTGTTCATTCTGGGTGAAGGCGATTTAAGGGAGAAAATGGAAGATTTAATCCTGGAACTTGATTTGAGTGAGAATGTGTTTCTTTTAGGCGATCAGGAGAATGTTTTCCCATTCCTGGCCAACAGTGATTGTTTTGTTTTCAGTTCCCTCTGGGAAGGCTTACCCCTGTCTTTAATAGAATCACTCTCAGTTAATCTTCCGGTTATATCAACAGATTGCAAAACCGGCCCCAGAGAAATATTATGCCCTGAAATAGATTTGGATGAGACAATAACTTATCCCTATCTTGGTGAATACGCAATTTTAACTAAACCATTTCCCAATGAAATCATCTTTAAAAATCTTGATGAGGTTTCCCTCAGTGAATCTGAGCAAATATTATCGAATATAATGATTAAAATGATTGGAGATCCAGATATAAGAAAAAAATATACTCATGGAGAGTTAATCACCCAAAATTTTTCCAAAGAAAAAATTGTAACTCAATGGAATAAATTACTAAAATGA
- a CDS encoding glycosyltransferase: MHPGLKKICEDLEIETIIAVSEVSNFHAVLSRWLFGNKVRIILSQHMNPEIFLDSPSKFRLIKFFYPRADKVVCVSKEVERILNDTYGISNTLTIYNMMDIEKNIQSSLEELPEDYNELFKGKIHEFKGKTNENGKIEEETFNFINVGRLTRQKGHWFLIRSFRQVVDKHQNARLFILGEGNLREKLEDLILELDLSENVFLLGDQENVFPFLANSDCFVFSSLWEGLPLSLIEAITVNLPVISADCKTGPREVLCPEFDFNKTVNYPYLGEHAILTKPFHNELLFKNLEESPLNESEKMLSELMIKIIKDPDFKEKYSNTRELADNFSYKKIIKEWDGLL, from the coding sequence ATGCACCCCGGATTAAAAAAAATCTGTGAAGATCTGGAAATAGAAACTATAATTGCAGTGTCTGAAGTTAGTAACTTCCATGCAGTTTTAAGCCGTTGGCTTTTTGGAAATAAGGTTCGTATTATTCTATCTCAACATATGAATCCCGAAATATTTTTGGACAGTCCTTCCAAATTCAGGTTAATCAAGTTCTTCTATCCACGGGCTGATAAGGTTGTGTGTGTTTCAAAAGAGGTTGAACGAATCCTTAATGATACTTATGGTATTTCAAATACATTAACCATCTACAATATGATGGACATAGAAAAGAACATTCAATCATCTCTTGAAGAACTTCCTGAAGATTACAATGAGTTATTTAAAGGAAAGATCCACGAATTTAAAGGTAAGACCAATGAAAATGGAAAGATTGAAGAAGAAACTTTTAACTTTATTAATGTGGGTAGATTAACCAGACAGAAGGGGCACTGGTTTTTGATTCGGAGCTTTCGGCAGGTGGTGGATAAACACCAAAATGCCAGGTTATTTATTTTAGGTGAAGGTAATTTAAGGGAGAAATTGGAAGATTTAATCCTGGAACTTGATTTGAGTGAGAATGTGTTTCTTTTAGGTGATCAGGAGAATGTTTTCCCATTCCTGGCCAACAGTGATTGTTTTGTTTTCAGTTCCCTCTGGGAAGGCCTTCCTTTATCATTAATAGAAGCAATTACAGTGAATCTTCCAGTTATATCTGCAGATTGTAAAACCGGACCACGTGAGGTTTTATGTCCTGAGTTTGATTTTAATAAAACTGTTAATTACCCATATTTGGGTGAACACGCTATCCTTACCAAACCATTTCACAATGAACTTTTATTTAAAAATTTAGAAGAATCACCATTAAATGAATCTGAAAAAATGTTATCCGAACTGATGATTAAAATCATTAAAGATCCTGATTTCAAGGAAAAATATTCAAATACCCGTGAACTGGCCGATAATTTTTCCTATAAAAAGATCATTAAAGAGTGGGACGGTTTATTATAA
- a CDS encoding glycosyltransferase family A protein, translating to MESLEPIINMKSSESELKGIPYPDYPLVSIITPTYNHEKFIGTCIESVLKQTYPNWEMIIVDDGSVDGTGSIIKKYNDKRIKHVKQENVGIWKLNETYNRALNLAQGDLIAILEGDDAWPKYKLEEQVKIFEKPEVVLSWGRKNTINDKNEIISFDLPSLEPFMHMSQEEIIRNLLIYNFMQPCTVMIDKNALLSIGGFLQYEDAPFVDYSTFLELSLEGKFYPSDLVMGYWRKHKAQVTTTQEIEITKAFMISVDFYEKMDSSLKEAVKFNIDDKSKFHEKMLNDQIAVSSRLSLLNGNWDEAITQYKGVFRNGDFSVKLQAFLGIICALCRRDLEWLAVISCKPKLRDASGEWETTVCDKNKNLTVLFKIQIFTMNLFRRLCHKPILIVNL from the coding sequence ATGGAATCATTAGAACCAATAATTAATATGAAATCTTCAGAATCAGAATTAAAAGGAATTCCTTACCCTGATTACCCTTTAGTTTCTATTATAACACCAACCTACAATCATGAAAAATTCATAGGAACCTGTATAGAAAGTGTCCTAAAGCAGACTTATCCAAACTGGGAGATGATCATAGTCGATGATGGTTCTGTTGATGGAACCGGAAGTATAATTAAAAAATATAATGATAAAAGGATTAAACACGTAAAACAAGAAAACGTAGGTATCTGGAAATTGAATGAGACCTATAACCGGGCTTTAAATTTAGCTCAGGGTGATTTAATTGCTATTCTAGAAGGGGATGATGCCTGGCCCAAATATAAATTAGAAGAACAGGTGAAAATCTTTGAAAAACCGGAAGTAGTACTGAGCTGGGGAAGAAAGAATACCATTAATGATAAGAATGAAATTATTTCCTTCGACCTCCCTAGCCTTGAACCTTTTATGCACATGTCCCAGGAAGAGATCATACGAAATCTTCTTATTTATAATTTCATGCAACCATGCACGGTTATGATAGATAAAAATGCGTTATTATCAATTGGAGGATTCCTGCAGTATGAAGACGCACCTTTTGTTGATTACAGTACTTTTTTAGAACTGAGTTTGGAAGGTAAATTCTATCCATCGGACCTGGTAATGGGCTACTGGAGGAAGCATAAAGCACAAGTAACCACTACCCAGGAGATTGAAATCACCAAAGCTTTCATGATTTCCGTTGATTTCTATGAAAAAATGGATTCATCCCTTAAAGAAGCTGTGAAATTTAACATAGATGATAAATCAAAATTTCATGAAAAAATGTTAAATGACCAGATTGCAGTATCATCTAGATTATCTCTATTAAATGGCAATTGGGACGAAGCAATTACCCAATATAAAGGTGTATTTAGAAATGGGGATTTTTCAGTCAAATTACAAGCATTCCTTGGGATTATCTGTGCTCTTTGTAGGAGGGATCTTGAGTGGTTAGCAGTAATAAGTTGTAAACCCAAACTACGTGATGCTTCAGGTGAGTGGGAAACAACGGTATGTGATAAAAATAAAAATTTAACGGTGTTATTCAAAATACAAATTTTTACTATGAATCTTTTCCGACGATTATGTCATAAGCCTATATTAATAGTAAATTTATAG
- a CDS encoding bifunctional 2-polyprenyl-6-hydroxyphenol methylase/3-demethylubiquinol 3-O-methyltransferase UbiG, with amino-acid sequence MGESVKVTDQLIKNDFDFGWKKWYKPPFYAYLALKYQKGDVLDVGCATCELYTFLKSNGWDNKYYGIDLVKYDDYEYPADVNLIVGNSSEIEFPEVDTVILYNILEHVDDPLKLLVNSLKSTRKNVLINIPKRNEEMWIKYGLFEPHQLDKTHKHCGFSKDECYNLINLAGGEIITYHEAGKINAMKTIGLWNNVIPRGITFLMGKVFSSKTYYHDIWCEIKPLG; translated from the coding sequence ATGGGGGAGAGTGTTAAAGTTACAGATCAATTAATAAAAAATGACTTTGATTTTGGATGGAAAAAATGGTATAAACCTCCTTTTTACGCTTATTTGGCCCTGAAATATCAAAAAGGTGATGTTTTAGACGTGGGATGTGCGACTTGCGAATTATACACGTTTTTAAAGAGTAATGGTTGGGATAATAAGTATTATGGAATTGATTTAGTTAAATATGATGATTATGAGTATCCTGCTGATGTTAATCTGATTGTGGGCAATTCATCAGAAATTGAATTTCCGGAAGTGGATACTGTAATTTTATATAACATACTTGAACATGTGGATGATCCCTTAAAATTACTTGTTAATTCCTTAAAATCCACAAGAAAAAACGTACTTATCAATATTCCTAAAAGGAATGAAGAAATGTGGATTAAATATGGTCTTTTTGAACCACATCAATTGGATAAAACCCATAAACATTGTGGATTCTCAAAAGATGAATGTTATAATTTGATCAACCTGGCGGGGGGAGAAATAATAACTTATCATGAGGCCGGGAAAATAAATGCAATGAAAACAATAGGATTATGGAATAATGTAATCCCTCGTGGAATTACATTTTTAATGGGCAAAGTTTTTTCTTCAAAAACTTACTACCACGACATATGGTGTGAAATAAAACCATTGGGATGA